The sequence AGCAAGAGAGTAAGAGAGAGTTTTTGTTTTCTCCTTAtctgaattttgatttttgatgatGGATCGGAACCATCTTTCTCTCTCTGTTGCTGTGGTGGTGAGTGAGTGTGTCAGAAGATGGATGAATGGATAAAAAAGGTGAAACTTGCCTCGTAGATACCGCCTTCTTCCATTTTCaatagattattattattaataagatCTTAAGTCATATATGGCGGCAAAGAAACTGTACGAGTCGTTTTCTAAGGAACTGATTGAGGAAGTTCATCGATGGGGTTCCATGAAACAAACTGGTGTGAGTCTCAAGTACATGATGGAGTTCGGTTCCAAACCCACTCCCCGTAATTTGCTTATTTCATCTCAATTCCTTTACAAGGAACTCCCTATGCGCATTGCTCGCAGGGTTATTGACCTACAAACTCTTCCTTATGGTTTATCTCTCAAGCCTGCTGTTCTAAAGGTACTCACTCACTCACTCATATACTATTTAAATTACTCTCTTTTGTTTCATTTGTTATAAAACCTTTCTTTCTTAATTAGGTTCGGGATTGGTATTTGGATTCTTTCCGTGACCTTAGATCCTTTCCAGATATAAAAGATGAGAATGACGAGTTGGAATTcacaaaaatgattaatttggtTAAAGTACGACATAACAATGTTGTACCTATGATGGCTTTGGGAGTTCAACAACTAAAAAAAGATCTACACCCTAAGATTGATTATAAGGATTTGGATGAGATACACCAGTTTCTTGATCGCTTTTACATGTCTAGGATTGGCATCCGAATGCTTATCGGTTTTACTCTAATCTTCTCTTtactactattttttttttcaattttacttGTGCATATTGTGCCATTTCTTACTACTTGAATTCCTGTCGAACACAGGGCAGCATGTCGCCCTACACGATCCTAATCCACCTCCTGATTGTGTGGGCTATATACATACAAAAATGTCCCCCTTGGAGGTTGCACGCAATGCTACAGAGGATGCCCGTTCTATTTGCTTGCGCGAATATGGAAGTGCACCTAAGGTCAACATTTATGGGGACCCAAACTTTACATTTCCGTACGTCATTTACTCCTAATTCATTGTCGTTATCCAGTAAACTAGATGTATCTGGTTTACCATTTTAGTTCCATGGTATTCTATGTTGCCCATGTCTTTCTCTTATTCCGTTAGTCTCAAAACTTATTTATTGATGTAAATGTTCAAAACATAACTCTAGTTGTTGTGGAAAGTCTTGTTTCCCTTGCTTTATACCATACATT comes from Solanum pennellii chromosome 1, SPENNV200 and encodes:
- the LOC107007988 gene encoding pyruvate dehydrogenase (acetyl-transferring) kinase, mitochondrial, which codes for MAAKKLYESFSKELIEEVHRWGSMKQTGVSLKYMMEFGSKPTPRNLLISSQFLYKELPMRIARRVIDLQTLPYGLSLKPAVLKVRDWYLDSFRDLRSFPDIKDENDELEFTKMINLVKVRHNNVVPMMALGVQQLKKDLHPKIDYKDLDEIHQFLDRFYMSRIGIRMLIGQHVALHDPNPPPDCVGYIHTKMSPLEVARNATEDARSICLREYGSAPKVNIYGDPNFTFPYVPTHLHLMVFELVKNSLRAVEERFVDSDKVAPPVRIIVADGLEDVTIKISDEGGGIPRSGLPKIFTYLYSTARNPLDEHSDLDTIDLATVSTLAGYGYGLPISRLYARYFGGDLQIISMEGYGTDAYLHLSRLGDSQEPLP